The following proteins are co-located in the Nasonia vitripennis strain AsymCx chromosome 3 unlocalized genomic scaffold, Nvit_psr_1.1 chr3_random0007, whole genome shotgun sequence genome:
- the LOC116416736 gene encoding histone-lysine N-methyltransferase Suv4-20-like, translating to MLQFKEISLIDDITKFLIIDTYLGFETKKIDDINVKNLFKDDSQDIIKTIKEFLEKVDYDSTISTFFTLINKNLPEVSYLYSNDFKDSLHKYLELIDPNNLVNTVQETFQYSSFERQTKITAKTLIKKNMKIELTGLYTPLTLEEEKKLSKEGNDFSIMYSCRKKTYVVLLGPIALVNHDCNANCSYTSNVEGIMYLSSKRKIQKGEEITCVYSNDYFESNNLLCECKTCNDAKHLHKRQLKPIQYQNLSTSNIIARKLIEFKTLTEKMLPSEFHGKCQRKTNNNFEKGLAYDNEFYRIFIEFLKINRIISETTEEPKLQVDQIKSIVLGIYKNWHISSYKAVEKFVTKYFEIIKEDIKGKHLE from the exons atgttgCAATTTAAAGAAATCTCTCTTATAGATGATATtaccaaatttttaattatagatACATATTTAGgatttgaaacaaaaaaaattgatgacataaatgttaaaaacCTTTTTAAGGATGACAGTCAGGATATCATTAAAACTATAAAAGAGTTTCTTGAAAAAGTTGATTATGACAGTACAATATCTACATTTTTTactttgataaataaaaatttaccaGAAGTTTCTTATTTATACTCGAACGATTTCAAAGATAGTTTACATAAGTATTTAGAATTAATTGATCCTAATAATTTAGTAAATACAGTTCAAGAAACATTTCAATACTCAAGTTTTGAACGACAAACTAAGATTACAGCTAAAacattgattaaaaaaaatatgaaaatcgaaTTAACGGGTTTGTATACCCCATTAACTttagaagaagagaaaaaattatcTAAAGAAGGAAATGATTTTTCTATCATGTATAGTTGTAGGAAGAAAACCTATGTAGTATTACTCGGACCAATCGCTTTAGTGAACCATGACTGTAATGCTAATTGTAGTTATACATCAAATGTTGAAGGAATCATGTATCTCAgttcgaaaagaaaaatacaaaaaggcGAAGAAATCACCTGTGTTTACAGTAATGATTATTTCGAAAGTAATAATTTACTTTGTGAATGTAAGACATGCAATGATGCAAAACATTTACATAAAAGACAATTAAAACCGATTCAG TATCAAAATCTATCAACATCAAACATTATTGCCAGAAAACTAATTGAGTTCAAAACATTGACAGAAAAAATGTTACCGTCAGAATTTCATGGAAAATGCCAACGAAAgactaataataattttgaaaaagggTTAGCTTATGACAATGAATTTtatagaatatttattgaatttttaaaaattaatagaatAATCTCAGAAACGACTGAAGAACCCAAACTGCAAGTTGATCAAATTAAAAGCATAGTACTTGGAATTTACAAAAACTGGCATATTTCAAGCTATAAAGCAGTGGAAAAATTTGTAACAAAGTATTTTGAAATCATCAAGGAAGATATCAAAGGTAAGCATTTAGAATAA